The Coffea arabica cultivar ET-39 chromosome 9c, Coffea Arabica ET-39 HiFi, whole genome shotgun sequence nucleotide sequence GAGTACTACTGGGTCTTCTGGGTGAAAGATTGACAGGAAGTATAAAATGAGTTTTCCCTTTCTGGATAGACTCTAGGCTTGTGGTAGGCTGACATCAAGATATTGTGGATTTGACTAACAGGTGATTGAGAGATGTGTAAATTTGTCTGTGATTGCTTGTATGGTTGAGTCTTAAGCATGAACTCCTATCTGTTCTGGTAAGCAAGGGAGTTGAACTAAGTTGCACCTATCTGCTATGCTGCTTTTTTTTGCATCCCTCTTTCAAATACTTGTCTGAACTGTTCTCTTTGTtatatttctttctttgcttttcttGTCTGAGCCATTCTTTCCCTGTGATTACAGCATCATTGCAGATGTTGTGGTCGAACTTTATGTGCTGAACATTCATCACATCAAATGGTATGATAAACATAAGGCTTTTTGTATTCTAGGACTTGTATACCCAGAGTCGTATCAGTATGACATactatttttagtttttttatctTTTGCCTGATTGCTTGTTTTCAGGCATTACCTCAATTTGGTCTTCATTCACCTGTCAGAGTTTGTGCTGACTGCTTTAATAATTCCTCCCGGTAAATTCTGTCATCTCACTCTAAACAATTTAAGGGATTTGTTGTACTTTTTACGTAATATACTCCTCAATCATGGTTGAGCTTGTTGTTTATCTAGCTCTTTTTTGGGTAATTGAAGGCTCTTTCATTCATTCCAATCTATGGAGGGTCAGATGGTAGTTGCTTCAAGAGACTTGAGTGTGGCATATTAAACTGAAAACCTACCTAAATTTAGCATTTTGCTCCCTGAAGGGGCAGGCTTGAAATGAGTGGTTTGTAAACCTGCATCTCTTTCACCCCTCAGATTACCAAATTCTGGTTTTAGTTTTCCAAACCAGACACATTGATTTATAGAGGGGCTCTACTTGTTGATCTAAAGGCATTATCTAGAGTTAAATCATTTTGTTTTAATTCACTCATCCTTGCTCTTATTGCATGTTAACAATTTTTGGGCACATGATTAGAAATCTTCGTGTACATGTTGGCCCTTCTTATTCTATTTGACCAACGTATCAAACGAATTGTTCTGCTTGCTTACTATGCATTTTGTTGTGAGAAGTTTGAATAGAGATGCTGCACCAGCTATTTCAAACGGGACAACTGTTGTAACAGATGCAATTTCAAGATTAGATATCAACCCAGTTACTGAGATGGAAAAAGAACCACCTGTTGATAGAGCTTCTGTCCAAAGCACTCTAGAATGCAAGTGTGGGATGCCTTTATGTATTTGTGAAGCACCTGCTGCTCCAAAAGAAGATGTTACTTCACAGGCAAAATCCTCTTTTCCCCCTTGTTTTAGTTTGATCTGAAATGCAACTTTCAGGTAAAACTTATGGATATTAAAGTTTTCGTCTCTGCCCAGGAGGTCAAACGTGCTTCAACTAGTATGCTTCGTTCTAATCCAAAACCCAAAAAAGCAGAGACAGCATCAAGGGCTAGAGCCTCGACGTCAAATAGCAAGCATGGGTATGTTCCATTCATGTCTTGCATTCGCTATGTATGTCCTTGAGTTGCATGATCATATTGACTCTCTGCCAGTTTGTTAAACCGCATGTTTTGGTTGCAGAATGTGATGACATATCTTTCTTCAGTGTTATGTCGTATCTGTCCACCTCTGACTTAGGATGTAAAGTTGATTTGAATAGACTAATTTGACCAAGCCCTAGTGTGACATTTAATAAGCTGGGCTAGAATTCGAGTTCTCTTAACTGAGAGGATGTGGAAAAGGAAACATGAAGATTAATTCTTTGATGTTCTCTCTCACACTGAATCTATTATTGTGAAGAAGTTTCAGTTACCATTGATCTGTTATGTTAGAGACTATACTTGAAAGTTAGAAGATTGAGAGTAAATAAATTCCATGTCGAAGACGTAATTCCTTAATTTTGATCGtcagtttttccttcttgtattcTTAGAAAAccatatttatttgttttctcaaaGGTTTGTTCTTTCCCTCGGTACTCTAACCAATGGAGGCCAAAGTTTAGCTGTCACCTTTTCTGTTTCAGAAGTAGCTATAGTGAATTAAATGCTAGATGCTAATATCTCCATCTTCAGAAAGTACATTGTCTCTTAAAGTCTCTTAACATTACTGTATGCATAAACTTGCCAAACTTATATATCTTCTCATGACAGTTCTTGAGCTACTCATGAAATTGATTGTGGTCTCA carries:
- the LOC113708550 gene encoding uncharacterized protein isoform X1, coding for MEPPPFQESSRCDVCYCSFTTFRRRHHCRCCGRTLCAEHSSHQMALPQFGLHSPVRVCADCFNNSSRLNRDAAPAISNGTTVVTDAISRLDINPVTEMEKEPPVDRASVQSTLECKCGMPLCICEAPAAPKEDVTSQEVKRASTSMLRSNPKPKKAETASRARASTSNSKHGTIFNPGQASNDILQVDYEASGEGLREAIKNGDSAAAMKLLNQGVDANYCDRQGSSLLHLAAVFNRTEITFALMDHGANVYFKNSQGETPLDCAPATLQYKMKMKIEESQ
- the LOC113708550 gene encoding uncharacterized protein isoform X3, translating into MALPQFGLHSPVRVCADCFNNSSRLNRDAAPAISNGTTVVTDAISRLDINPVTEMEKEPPVDRASVQSTLECKCGMPLCICEAPAAPKEDVTSQEVKRASTSMLRSNPKPKKAETASRARASTSNSKHGTIFNPGQASNDILQVDYEASGEGLREAIKNGDSAAAMKLLNQGVDANYCDRQGSSLLHLAAVFNRTEITFALMDHGANVYFKNSQGETPLDCAPATLQYKMKMKIEESQ